In a genomic window of Kwoniella mangroviensis CBS 8507 chromosome 2, whole genome shotgun sequence:
- a CDS encoding serine/threonine-protein phosphatase 6 catalytic subunit: MTGISSDPDQWIAHIRQCKHLPERQMKLLCARVRDLLLEESNVHLVQSPVTICGDIHGQFWDVLEIFRQGGEAPETSYIFMGDFVDRGYYSLETLSLLLAYKARYPDKITLLRGNHESRQITQVYGFYDECMQKYGNPSVWKACCVLFDHLNLAAIIDSSILCVHGGLSPDIKTLDQIRIIPRAQEVPHEGAFCDLMWSDPDEVESWSVSPRGAGWLFGGKVTAEFNHVNSLSLIARAHQLVQEGYKHMFDDSLVTVWSAPNYCYRCGNSASIMQVDENGKMDFKVYGAARENDTDMKNPALRRMQTPSYFV; this comes from the exons ATGACTGGaatatcatcagatccagatcaatGGATAGCCCAT ATTCGACAATGTAAACACCTCCCTGAACGTCAGATGAAACTCCTCTGCGCTCGAGTCCGAGATTTGCTGCTTGAAGAAAGTAATGTTCACCTCGTTCAGTCACCGGTGACGATATGTGGGGATATACATGGTCAATTTTGGGATGTGTTGGAGATTTTCAGACAGGGTGGTGAAGCGCCAGAGACTAGTTATATATTTATG GGTGATTTTGTAGATAGAGGTTATTACTCTCTTGAGACATTGTCGTTATTACTAGCATACAAAGCTAG GTATCCGGATAAGATAACGTTGTTAAGAGGTAATCATGAATCCCGTCAGATCACACAGGTGTATGGATTTTACG ACGAATGTATGCAGAAATATGGTAATCCATCGGTATGGAAAGCCTGTTGTGTGCTTTTTGATCATTTGAATTTAGCAGCT ATCATCGACTCGTCCATACTGTGTGTACATGGGGGATTATCACCGGATATCAAGACTTTAGATCAAATCAGAATAATACCGAGAGCTCAGGAAGTACCTCACGAAGGAGCCTTCTGTG ATCTCATGTGGTCGGATCCTGATGAAGTCGAATCGTGGTCTGTCAGTCCTAGAGGTGCAGGATGGTTATTTGGTGGAAAAGTCACTGCGGAG TTCAACCACGTCAACTCGCTCTCCTTAATAGCAAGAGCCCATCAACTAGTTCAAGAAGGCTACAAACACATGTTTGACGATTCCTTGGTTACCGTCTGGTCAGCTCCTAATTACTGCTATCGATGTGGTAATTCCGCGTCGATCATGCaggttgatgagaatggtaagATGGATTTCAAAGTTTATGGGGCGGCTAGGGAGAATGATACGGATATGAAGAACCCAGcgttgaggaggatg CAAACACCATCTTATTTCGTTTAA